In a single window of the Bactrocera dorsalis isolate Fly_Bdor chromosome 2, ASM2337382v1, whole genome shotgun sequence genome:
- the LOC105224592 gene encoding uncharacterized protein LOC105224592 isoform X1, with translation MYETTENMDLTSQMQDLSKEMMEMRADIQQIKGFMERQNEVIDELMKGHQEMMKRLVKQEEEAEEERNIQRPVFPLMTQEDLDNAEAFIGMDERKKEEMTRFLKPLLMPIGLKQKLVYVLSEEIILSYNLEGTHGKKRMLLYPKLLSVLYSATDRPGWSYKLFLDDLRRGFQFGKKKHFRKKCASNKLNKTTRNPLSSGPEDDNMDSDY, from the exons atgtacgAAACTACTG AAAACATGGATTTAACATCTCAAATGCAAGATTTGTCTAAAGAGATGATGGAGATGCGTGCCGACATACAACAAATAAaag GTTTTATGGAGCGGCAGAATGAGGTAATAGATGAGTTAATGAAAGGACATCAGGAAATGATGAAACGATTGGTGAAACAAGAAGAAGAGGCGGAAGAAGAAAGGAACATCCAAAGACCTGTTTTTCCACTGATGACGCAGGAAGATTTAGACAATGCCGAAGCTTTTATTGGAATGGACGAacgaaagaaagaagaaatg acACGATTTCTTAAGCCATTATTAATGCCGATTGGTCTCAAGCAAAAGCTTGTATATGTGCTATCTGAAGAGATTATTTTGAGTTATAACCTCGAGGGTACTCATGGCAAAAAGCGCATGCTGCTTTATCCAAAACTTTTAAGCGTGTTATACA GCGCCACTGATCGACCCGGCTGGTCCTACAAACTGTTCTTAGATGATTTGCGACGAGGTTTTCAATTTggcaagaaaaaacattttagaaaaaagtgCGCCTCAAACAAATTGAATAAAACGACAAGAAATCCACTGTCGAGCGGTCCTGAGGATGACAACATGGATTCAGACTACTAG
- the LOC105224591 gene encoding uncharacterized protein LOC105224591 — protein sequence MDLNEKVAQLTNETAELRNEVTQLKESLTKQNQTIIRLIKEQCHLLRKYEEKKQDRNFCTQKAKQFLNIFPINSQDDLEKAEESINDENKGECIALARALLMPGSFKKNLNKILGCDVILDYNVDGRHNKKRIQDYPKILDVLFQATTREGWNYKYFLDDLRNGFKCAKNKHFKFNWAQRRKYSEQPSIKIEEVLIPFDNE from the exons atggatttaaatgaaaaagtggCACAACTTACCAATGAAACAGCAGAACTGCGGAATGAAGTTACACAACTCAAag AATCGTTGACAAAGCAAAATCAAACCATAATAAGGCTCATCAAAGAACAATGTCATCTTCTGAGAAAATATGAGGAGAAAAAGCAGGATAGAAATTTTTGTACGCAGAAAGCGAAACAGTTTCTAAACATATTTCCGATAAATTCACAAGACGATTTGGAAAAGGCTGAAGAGAGCATAAATGACGAAAATAAAGGAGAATGT ATTGCGCTTGCCAGAGCACTGTTAATGCCCGGAAGttttaaaaagaatttgaaTAAGATATTGGGTTGCGATGTCATTCTGGACTACAACGTTGATGGTAGACACAACAAAAAACGTATACAGGATTATCCGAAAATATTGGATGTGCTTTTTC AAGCCACAACAAGAGAGGGATGGAATTACAAGTACTTTTTGGACGACCTTAGGAATGGTTTTAAGTGTgccaaaaataaacatttcaaatttaattgggCTCAACGTAGAAAATATTCTGAACAGCCATCAATTAAAATCGAAGAAGTTTTAATACCATTTGATAATGAATAA
- the LOC105224592 gene encoding uncharacterized protein LOC105224592 isoform X2, with amino-acid sequence MDLTSQMQDLSKEMMEMRADIQQIKGFMERQNEVIDELMKGHQEMMKRLVKQEEEAEEERNIQRPVFPLMTQEDLDNAEAFIGMDERKKEEMTRFLKPLLMPIGLKQKLVYVLSEEIILSYNLEGTHGKKRMLLYPKLLSVLYSATDRPGWSYKLFLDDLRRGFQFGKKKHFRKKCASNKLNKTTRNPLSSGPEDDNMDSDY; translated from the exons ATGGATTTAACATCTCAAATGCAAGATTTGTCTAAAGAGATGATGGAGATGCGTGCCGACATACAACAAATAAaag GTTTTATGGAGCGGCAGAATGAGGTAATAGATGAGTTAATGAAAGGACATCAGGAAATGATGAAACGATTGGTGAAACAAGAAGAAGAGGCGGAAGAAGAAAGGAACATCCAAAGACCTGTTTTTCCACTGATGACGCAGGAAGATTTAGACAATGCCGAAGCTTTTATTGGAATGGACGAacgaaagaaagaagaaatg acACGATTTCTTAAGCCATTATTAATGCCGATTGGTCTCAAGCAAAAGCTTGTATATGTGCTATCTGAAGAGATTATTTTGAGTTATAACCTCGAGGGTACTCATGGCAAAAAGCGCATGCTGCTTTATCCAAAACTTTTAAGCGTGTTATACA GCGCCACTGATCGACCCGGCTGGTCCTACAAACTGTTCTTAGATGATTTGCGACGAGGTTTTCAATTTggcaagaaaaaacattttagaaaaaagtgCGCCTCAAACAAATTGAATAAAACGACAAGAAATCCACTGTCGAGCGGTCCTGAGGATGACAACATGGATTCAGACTACTAG